The following coding sequences are from one Planctomycetota bacterium window:
- a CDS encoding HAMP domain-containing sensor histidine kinase, which translates to MRVRLSLPAKCLLVFGGAIVLIVAAALWAPWLRMTFLVDAGQRELSRQMIDTWERLGRVPASPEEAFLVAPTVPRAERAGITARDLTLAAAETEAERDAFVREALDAFSRDASLVDYQTARWEGTSREYRYAKVHRVREQGGTRITRIVVLQRRSLEAARLLLLNSGFIVAAGLLVGALAVLVFYVITRKLVLQPVRSLRLAAERVREGNLASRSDIRTGDEFEELSETLNSMLTDLQASQDRLRAINTAMDVKLHELAESNQALYQAAKLKGEFLANVSHELRTPLNSINGFAELLVEQARADAAQADAAPSVLKRIRYLENIQNAGRSLLALINSLLEMARIEAGRVDVRVERVNMRDACEGLVALIQPLADKKGVQVRLEVGEDVPVVTTDPRKFQQIIFNFLSNAVKFTLPEEKTGRPPQITLRAERLVASAPGEESRVRISVIDNGPGIPADERARIFEKFYQRDATHTREHTGTGLGLSISKELAGVLSSEIQVESEVGRGSMFSLIMPVDLQAIPREEAALEAKFKGVLSGVRAWE; encoded by the coding sequence ATGCGCGTTCGTCTCTCGTTGCCGGCGAAGTGCCTGCTGGTGTTCGGCGGGGCGATCGTGCTGATCGTCGCGGCGGCGCTGTGGGCGCCGTGGCTTCGGATGACGTTCCTGGTGGACGCGGGGCAACGGGAACTGTCGCGCCAGATGATCGACACGTGGGAGCGGCTGGGCAGGGTTCCGGCCAGCCCGGAAGAGGCGTTCCTGGTGGCGCCAACCGTGCCGCGCGCCGAGCGGGCCGGGATCACGGCCCGGGATCTCACGCTGGCGGCGGCGGAGACGGAGGCGGAGCGCGACGCGTTCGTGCGCGAGGCGCTGGACGCGTTCTCGCGGGACGCGTCGCTGGTGGACTATCAGACCGCGCGCTGGGAGGGCACGAGCCGCGAGTACCGCTACGCGAAGGTGCACCGCGTGCGCGAGCAGGGCGGGACGAGAATCACGCGGATCGTGGTGCTGCAGCGCCGGTCGCTGGAGGCGGCCCGCCTGCTGCTGCTGAACTCGGGGTTCATCGTGGCGGCGGGGCTGCTGGTGGGCGCGCTGGCGGTGCTCGTGTTCTACGTCATCACGCGCAAGCTCGTGCTGCAGCCGGTGCGGTCGCTACGCCTGGCGGCGGAGCGCGTGCGCGAGGGCAACCTCGCGTCGAGGTCAGACATCCGCACGGGGGACGAGTTCGAGGAACTGTCCGAGACGCTCAACTCGATGCTGACGGACCTGCAGGCGTCGCAGGACCGCCTCCGCGCGATCAACACGGCGATGGACGTGAAGCTGCACGAGCTGGCGGAGAGCAACCAGGCCCTGTACCAGGCGGCGAAACTGAAGGGCGAGTTCCTGGCGAACGTGAGCCACGAGCTGCGGACACCCCTGAACTCCATCAACGGGTTCGCGGAGCTGCTGGTGGAGCAGGCGCGCGCGGACGCGGCCCAGGCCGACGCGGCGCCGAGCGTGCTGAAGCGGATCCGGTACCTCGAGAACATCCAGAACGCGGGACGGAGCCTGCTGGCGCTGATCAACTCGCTGCTGGAGATGGCGCGGATCGAGGCGGGGCGCGTGGACGTGCGGGTGGAACGGGTGAACATGCGCGACGCGTGCGAGGGGCTGGTGGCGCTCATCCAGCCGCTGGCGGACAAGAAGGGCGTGCAGGTGCGGCTGGAGGTGGGCGAGGACGTGCCGGTGGTGACGACCGACCCGCGCAAGTTCCAGCAGATCATCTTCAACTTCCTGTCGAACGCCGTGAAGTTCACGCTGCCGGAGGAGAAGACCGGGCGCCCGCCGCAGATCACGCTGCGGGCCGAGCGGCTGGTGGCGAGCGCGCCGGGCGAGGAATCGCGCGTGCGGATCAGCGTGATCGACAACGGGCCGGGCATCCCCGCGGACGAGCGGGCCCGCATCTTCGAGAAGTTCTACCAGCGCGACGCGACGCACACGCGCGAGCACACCGGCACAGGCCTGGGCCTGTCGATCTCCAAGGAACTCGCGGGCGTGCTCAGCAGCGAGATCCAGGTCGAGAGCGAGGTCGGGCGCGGCTCCATGTTCTCGCTCATCATGCCGGTGGATTTGCAGGCGATCCCGCGGGAAGAGGCGGCCCTTGAGGCGAAGTTCAAGGGCGTGCTGTCGGGCGTGCGGGCGTGGGAGTGA